A region from the Papio anubis isolate 15944 chromosome 6, Panubis1.0, whole genome shotgun sequence genome encodes:
- the LOC103883790 gene encoding KH homology domain-containing protein 1-like produces the protein MDMGTSALSKKPWWTLPENFHAPMVFHMEEDQEELIFGHGDTYLRCIEVHSHTLIQLESWFTATGQTRVTVVGPHRARQWLLHMFCCVGSQDSRRHDQGLEMLERVRSQPLTNHDLVASISVPPYTGDLSFASRISGNICLRVPQPSPYQVIGCSGFHLSSLYL, from the exons ATGGACATGGGAACAAGTGCTCTCAGCAAGAAGCCATGGTGGACCCTGCCTGAAAACTTTCATGCTCCAATGGTGTTCCACATGGAAGAGGACCAGGAGGAGCTCATCTTTG GGCACGGTGACACATACCTTCGCTGCATTGAGGTGCACAGCCACACCCTTATTCAGCTGGAGAGTTGGTTCACAGCTACAGGCCAGACTCGTGTGACTGTAGTCGGACCACATAGGGCAAGGCAGTGGCTGCTGCACATGTTCTGTTGTGTGGGGAGTCAGGACTCCCGTCGTCATGATCAAG GCCTCGAGATGCTGGAGCGTGTCCGGAGCCAGCCCCTGACCAACCATGACCTGGTTGCCTCCATTAGTGTGCCACCATACACTGGAGATCTGTCTTTCGCCTCCAGGATAAGTGGAAACATCTGTCTTAGAGTTCCTCAGCCTTCCCCTTACCAAGTGATTGGTTGTTCGGGATTCCATTTGAGTTCACTCTATTTGTAA